The following are encoded together in the Weissella soli genome:
- a CDS encoding S1 RNA-binding domain-containing protein, translating to MTHKIGEVLTATVTDENEQYYFAQVEGITYEIDKTELLKPLNVGGMVTGFTYENKHSRLQLTKTLPEVRLGHYAWGTVTDIRRDLGVFVNIGLPNKDVVVSLDELPTIKELWPQKGDRLMITLRIDNKDRLWGELAPNEVLNAVRIPAKADMKGKKDVKATVYRLKMVGTLVITSEYKFGFIHPSERDREPRLGEEITARVIGVRPDGLMNLSLKPLAYKAIGEDAQMLLTLLEHAKTHSLPFTDKSDPSDIKDYFSMSKGQFKRAVGNLYKQHKITQDETGIYLVEEAD from the coding sequence ATGACACACAAAATTGGAGAAGTCCTGACTGCAACTGTAACTGACGAAAATGAGCAGTATTATTTTGCTCAAGTTGAAGGTATTACCTACGAAATTGATAAAACCGAATTGCTAAAGCCCCTGAATGTAGGTGGCATGGTGACAGGGTTTACCTATGAGAATAAGCATAGTCGTTTGCAATTGACGAAAACTTTGCCAGAGGTTCGTTTGGGCCATTATGCATGGGGAACGGTCACTGACATCCGTCGTGATCTGGGTGTATTCGTCAACATCGGCTTGCCTAACAAGGACGTGGTCGTTTCTTTGGATGAATTACCAACCATCAAGGAATTGTGGCCACAAAAGGGTGATCGTCTAATGATTACGCTACGAATTGATAATAAAGACCGGCTTTGGGGTGAATTGGCACCTAACGAGGTTTTGAATGCGGTACGTATTCCAGCTAAGGCTGATATGAAGGGTAAAAAAGATGTGAAAGCCACGGTTTACCGGTTAAAGATGGTGGGTACATTGGTTATTACATCTGAATACAAGTTTGGCTTTATTCATCCTAGTGAACGTGACCGTGAGCCCCGTTTAGGTGAGGAAATCACGGCACGCGTGATTGGTGTCCGGCCAGATGGATTGATGAATTTGTCACTCAAGCCATTGGCATACAAAGCCATTGGTGAAGACGCCCAAATGCTATTAACGCTATTAGAACATGCAAAGACTCACAGCTTACCCTTTACCGATAAGTCGGATCCAAGTGATATTAAAGATTACTTTAGTATGAGTAAAGGACAATTCAAACGCGCAGTGGGAAATTTGTATAAGCAGCATAAAATCACCCAGGATGAGACAGGCATTTACTTGGTAGAAGAGGCCGATTAA
- the xerD gene encoding site-specific tyrosine recombinase XerD codes for MALSATNTAYIEDYLHYVTVERGLSANTRTSYGQDLRQFFQYLERPEQPLSLVDVDRFHILNFLSYLEANGKSRNSIIHMVSTLRKFFQYATLTVQWVPVDPMTQVDPPKKAQHLPAVLTLAEVERLLQVPDTTTKLGVRNRAILEVMYATGLRVSELVNLSLDNLHLELGLIQTIGKGDKERIIPIGDIAAIWLTRYLKDIRPQLGRTQDDKVIFLNDHGHQLTRQGVWKLIKQLVKAAGITKDVSPHTLRHSFATHILENGADLRIVQELLGHSDISTTQIYTHISNKRLMTVYEKAHPRA; via the coding sequence ATGGCACTTTCAGCAACAAATACAGCCTACATTGAAGACTATCTGCATTATGTGACTGTCGAGCGGGGTTTGTCAGCCAACACACGGACATCATATGGCCAAGATCTACGTCAATTTTTTCAGTACTTAGAGCGTCCTGAACAACCGTTGTCACTGGTTGATGTGGATCGCTTTCATATTCTCAACTTTTTAAGTTATTTAGAGGCCAACGGCAAATCACGTAATTCGATTATTCATATGGTCTCGACATTACGTAAATTTTTCCAATATGCCACACTGACGGTGCAGTGGGTACCAGTGGATCCGATGACGCAAGTTGATCCACCCAAAAAGGCCCAACATCTCCCGGCTGTTTTGACTTTGGCGGAAGTCGAACGACTGCTGCAAGTACCTGATACCACTACTAAGTTAGGCGTGCGTAATCGCGCCATCCTAGAAGTGATGTATGCAACGGGTTTGCGCGTGAGTGAACTCGTGAATTTGAGCCTGGATAATTTACATCTTGAGCTCGGTCTGATCCAAACCATCGGTAAGGGCGATAAGGAACGGATTATTCCAATCGGTGATATCGCGGCAATTTGGTTGACACGTTATTTAAAGGATATTCGACCACAGTTGGGCCGGACACAGGATGATAAAGTGATTTTTCTAAATGATCACGGTCATCAGTTAACGCGCCAGGGTGTTTGGAAGTTAATTAAGCAATTAGTCAAAGCAGCAGGGATTACTAAAGATGTCTCACCCCATACGTTGCGACATTCATTTGCGACACATATCTTGGAAAATGGTGCTGACTTGCGTATCGTACAAGAATTATTAGGTCATTCTGATATCTCAACCACGCAAATTTATACCCATATTTCAAATAAGCGTTTGATGACAGTTTATGAAAAGGCGCATCCCCGCGCGTAG
- a CDS encoding pseudouridine synthase, with product MAERLQKVMAQAGVASRRASEKLIADGHVTVNGKTVTELGTKVEPSDHVEVNGAPLEGQEKLVYYLLNKPRGVITAVKDDKDRQTVIDVLADVRERVYPVGRLDYDTTGALLLTNDGELANQLMHPRYKIDKVYIAKVKGVPTNDELKTLRLGVVVAGKKTAEARADITKLDKKKGTATIQLTIHEGRYHQVKEMLKAVGHPVIKLHRERYGMLDVNDLLSGEYRELRYEEVQQLKSGKQVRRSSGRL from the coding sequence ATGGCAGAACGATTGCAAAAAGTGATGGCCCAGGCTGGGGTAGCGTCACGTCGTGCTTCTGAAAAATTAATTGCAGACGGACATGTGACAGTGAATGGCAAAACGGTCACGGAACTAGGTACCAAGGTTGAACCAAGTGATCACGTTGAGGTCAACGGGGCGCCACTTGAAGGACAAGAAAAATTGGTGTATTACCTATTAAACAAACCCCGTGGTGTGATCACGGCGGTTAAAGATGATAAAGATCGCCAAACTGTCATTGATGTCTTGGCTGATGTTCGTGAACGGGTCTATCCAGTGGGCCGTTTGGATTATGACACAACCGGGGCGCTGCTTTTGACAAACGATGGTGAATTAGCCAACCAGTTAATGCACCCGCGTTATAAGATTGATAAGGTCTATATCGCCAAGGTTAAGGGCGTCCCAACTAATGATGAATTGAAAACACTGCGATTAGGTGTGGTCGTTGCTGGTAAGAAGACCGCCGAAGCGCGTGCCGATATCACCAAGCTTGATAAGAAAAAGGGGACGGCGACCATTCAATTGACGATTCATGAAGGGCGCTATCACCAAGTCAAGGAAATGCTAAAGGCGGTTGGCCACCCGGTGATTAAATTACATCGTGAGCGCTACGGTATGCTCGATGTTAACGACTTACTATCTGGTGAATACCGTGAACTACGCTACGAAGAAGTGCAACAATTGAAATCTGGTAAGCAAGTGCGTCGCTCATCAGGCCGCTTATAA
- the pepF gene encoding oligoendopeptidase F, which translates to MATELPTRDSLPESATWDLSKIYATDAAWDAEYAALESKLAQADKYAADLTTSGANLYAGLTYGLEVMRTLEKLYVYASMKSDQDTTNSKYLGLDSRAQALAARVSAAISFFDPAVLALSDEALEALFAQEPKLGEYKHYFDSILTQKGHVLSAEAEALLAGASDVFGASQNTFGVLDNADIKFGEVEDENGEFVQLSNGVYSRLLESTDGDVRRDAFQTFYDSYIDLENTFASLIASHMKGHNYLAKVRHYDSARQAALASNHVPESVYDTLVDEVNKHLPLLHRYVALRKQLLHLEELHTYDLYTPILGTPDLVVDFESAKADSLQALAPLGEDYLDIVQEAYDNRWIDVIENKGKRSGAYSGGSYDTNPYILLNWVDNLDNFYTLVHEMGHSVHSYLTRHAQPYHYGDYPIFLAEIASTTNENLLTAHLLQTVEDKALRAYILNHYLDGVKGTVFRQTQFAEFEQWMHEQDAAGIPLTADVLNEAYGELNQRYYGDALTFDEEIAHEWERIPHFYYNYYVFQYSTGFAAATALSQKILTEGEPAVAAYKTYLKAGSSAYPVDVMKAAGVDMTKADYLVDTFKVFAERLDEFEALVAELGK; encoded by the coding sequence ATGGCTACTGAATTACCAACACGTGACTCGTTGCCTGAGTCAGCGACTTGGGACCTTTCAAAAATCTACGCAACTGATGCAGCATGGGATGCAGAATATGCTGCATTAGAATCCAAGTTGGCACAGGCCGATAAGTATGCAGCTGATTTAACAACCTCTGGTGCTAACCTGTATGCTGGTTTGACATATGGGTTGGAAGTCATGCGTACCCTAGAAAAATTATATGTTTACGCCTCAATGAAGTCTGATCAAGATACCACTAATTCGAAGTATCTTGGCTTGGATTCACGAGCACAAGCATTGGCCGCTCGGGTTTCCGCAGCAATTTCATTCTTTGATCCGGCCGTTTTGGCGCTGTCAGATGAAGCCCTAGAAGCCTTGTTTGCACAAGAACCTAAGTTAGGTGAGTACAAGCACTACTTTGATAGTATTTTGACGCAAAAAGGGCATGTTTTGTCTGCCGAAGCTGAGGCCTTATTAGCAGGCGCTTCAGATGTTTTCGGAGCTTCACAAAATACATTTGGTGTCTTGGATAATGCTGATATCAAGTTTGGCGAAGTTGAAGATGAAAATGGCGAATTTGTCCAGTTATCAAATGGTGTCTACAGCCGATTGTTAGAGTCAACCGATGGGGATGTTCGCCGGGATGCTTTCCAAACCTTTTACGATTCATATATCGATTTGGAGAACACCTTTGCGTCATTGATTGCCAGTCATATGAAGGGACACAACTACTTGGCCAAGGTGCGTCATTACGACAGCGCCCGGCAAGCAGCCTTAGCAAGCAATCATGTCCCTGAGTCAGTTTATGATACCTTGGTTGACGAAGTGAATAAGCACTTACCTCTGTTGCACCGGTATGTCGCTTTGCGTAAGCAACTTTTGCACCTGGAAGAGTTACATACCTATGATTTGTATACGCCAATCTTAGGGACGCCCGATTTAGTCGTCGATTTTGAGTCAGCCAAGGCAGACTCGTTGCAGGCCTTAGCACCACTGGGTGAGGATTACTTGGATATTGTGCAAGAAGCATACGATAACCGTTGGATTGATGTGATCGAAAACAAAGGTAAACGTTCTGGGGCCTATTCAGGTGGTTCATATGACACTAACCCATATATCTTGTTGAATTGGGTTGATAACTTGGACAATTTCTATACCTTGGTGCACGAAATGGGCCACTCTGTACATAGCTATTTGACTCGCCATGCACAACCCTATCATTACGGCGATTACCCAATTTTCTTGGCTGAAATTGCATCAACGACCAATGAAAACTTATTGACTGCCCACTTACTGCAAACCGTTGAGGATAAAGCATTGCGGGCCTACATTCTAAACCACTATCTTGATGGGGTGAAGGGCACGGTGTTCCGTCAAACGCAATTTGCTGAATTTGAGCAGTGGATGCACGAGCAAGATGCAGCTGGTATCCCATTGACCGCCGATGTTTTGAATGAAGCCTATGGTGAGCTGAATCAACGTTACTACGGTGACGCATTGACATTTGATGAAGAGATTGCGCATGAATGGGAGCGCATCCCCCACTTCTATTACAATTACTATGTCTTCCAATATTCGACAGGCTTTGCAGCAGCAACCGCGCTGTCACAAAAGATCTTGACGGAAGGGGAACCAGCTGTGGCGGCATATAAGACTTACCTGAAAGCCGGCTCTTCAGCTTACCCAGTGGATGTGATGAAGGCAGCGGGTGTCGATATGACGAAGGCCGATTACTTGGTTGATACATTTAAGGTTTTTGCAGAGCGTTTGGATGAGTTCGAGGCCCTGGTTGCAGAGCTTGGCAAGTAG
- the nusA gene encoding transcription termination factor NusA, with product MSKELVSALNALEQEKGIKAETLAAAIEEALAKAYAKDHADAENVEVNFDLKKGAIKVLAVKKVVDDDEKEDDNTEISLSDALDINKAYEIGDEIKFDQTPKDFGRIAIGTAKQIILQKVREAERSIVYNQYSEYIDEIITAEVEREDTRYLYMILPGGQTAAMKPNDQIAGETYRMGDRIKVLVTEVEKEVKKGPQIFVSRAAEGLVKRLFEAEVPEVQDGIVEIRSIAREAGDRSKVAVYSYNSNLDPVGTMVGQRGVRVQAVVNELSGENMDIIEWNEDPAQFIINALSPAEVVEVIFDPTNERGVTVLVPDYQLSLAIGKKGQNARLAARLTNFSIDIKPESDREAVIAEMEQRVAEQHNGPVRHEQPIVEVADDFENFDLDAED from the coding sequence ATGAGTAAGGAACTTGTTAGTGCTTTAAACGCTCTTGAACAAGAAAAGGGAATTAAGGCGGAAACGCTTGCCGCTGCCATCGAAGAAGCATTGGCAAAAGCATATGCAAAGGATCACGCTGACGCTGAAAACGTTGAAGTAAACTTCGATTTGAAGAAGGGTGCGATTAAAGTTTTAGCTGTTAAGAAGGTCGTTGATGATGATGAAAAAGAAGATGACAACACAGAAATTTCCTTGTCTGACGCTTTAGATATCAATAAGGCCTACGAAATTGGTGATGAAATTAAGTTTGACCAAACACCAAAGGACTTTGGCCGCATTGCAATTGGCACTGCGAAGCAAATTATTTTGCAAAAGGTGCGTGAAGCAGAACGTTCAATTGTTTATAACCAATATTCAGAATACATTGACGAGATTATTACCGCTGAAGTTGAGCGCGAAGACACCCGTTACTTGTATATGATTTTGCCTGGTGGTCAAACGGCTGCTATGAAGCCAAATGACCAAATTGCCGGTGAAACCTACCGGATGGGTGACCGTATCAAGGTCTTGGTGACGGAAGTTGAAAAAGAAGTCAAGAAGGGTCCTCAAATCTTTGTGTCGCGCGCGGCTGAAGGTTTGGTGAAGCGATTGTTCGAGGCTGAGGTGCCAGAAGTGCAAGATGGCATTGTCGAAATTCGCTCAATTGCACGTGAAGCAGGTGATCGTTCAAAGGTCGCCGTCTACTCATACAATTCAAACCTCGATCCTGTGGGTACCATGGTTGGTCAACGAGGCGTCCGTGTGCAAGCAGTCGTCAACGAATTGTCTGGTGAAAACATGGACATCATTGAATGGAATGAAGACCCAGCACAATTTATCATTAATGCGTTGAGTCCTGCTGAGGTTGTCGAAGTTATCTTTGACCCAACCAACGAGCGCGGTGTGACAGTCTTAGTGCCTGATTACCAATTATCATTGGCAATCGGTAAGAAGGGCCAAAATGCCCGCCTGGCAGCACGTTTAACTAATTTCTCAATTGACATTAAGCCAGAGTCAGACCGTGAAGCTGTGATTGCTGAAATGGAACAACGGGTTGCAGAGCAACACAATGGACCAGTGCGACATGAGCAACCAATCGTTGAAGTGGCTGACGATTTTGAGAATTTTGATTTGGACGCTGAAGACTAA
- the rnpM gene encoding RNase P modulator RnpM, with protein sequence MKQRKIPMRKDIVTGEMVPKKELVRVVRTTEGTVELDPTNRANGRGAYISLDVEIAKKAKAKKTFDRVFETKLEDSFYDDLIAYVDHQQARKELFGDAK encoded by the coding sequence ATGAAACAACGAAAGATTCCAATGCGTAAAGACATCGTTACTGGCGAAATGGTTCCTAAAAAGGAATTGGTGCGTGTTGTACGGACAACCGAAGGAACTGTCGAACTTGATCCAACAAACCGGGCCAATGGTCGTGGGGCATATATCAGTTTAGATGTAGAAATTGCTAAGAAAGCCAAGGCTAAGAAAACGTTTGATCGCGTCTTTGAAACTAAGCTTGAGGACAGTTTCTATGACGATTTGATTGCCTATGTTGATCATCAACAAGCGCGTAAGGAATTGTTTGGCGATGCAAAATAA
- a CDS encoding reductase, which yields MLSLIDDEQPKIAMGLTAGLPEFSTLADVQREIEWYQSNQDRELFMWQDPLSKHYTVVIGVEQVYSSVIVRLIAFGPEVDDAHRKAVGHDIYQALQQRYPKQAIMGTISNQKIVSGWAAYE from the coding sequence GTGTTAAGTTTAATTGATGATGAACAACCAAAAATTGCAATGGGTTTAACAGCTGGGTTGCCAGAATTTTCAACGTTAGCGGATGTCCAGCGTGAAATCGAATGGTATCAGAGTAATCAGGATCGTGAATTATTTATGTGGCAAGATCCGCTTTCGAAACACTACACCGTGGTCATCGGCGTTGAACAGGTCTATTCTTCGGTGATTGTGCGCTTGATTGCCTTTGGACCTGAAGTTGATGATGCTCATCGTAAGGCAGTGGGGCATGACATTTACCAAGCCTTACAGCAAAGGTATCCCAAACAAGCTATTATGGGGACCATTAGTAATCAAAAAATTGTGAGTGGTTGGGCAGCCTATGAGTGA
- the scpB gene encoding SMC-Scp complex subunit ScpB, which yields MTSLQQIEALLFVAGDEGITIAEIVNVTGFEKPAVTGLLEELNDKYDQDSDSALTLLQTDDRYQLVTKVELAAVLHHYFTAPLTTALSQASLEVLAIIAYKQPITRMEVDEIRGVQSNATIQKLVLRDLVQAKGQADQPGRPNLYGTSDYFLNYFGLRELTELPKLVDAQTLDDLRQHQQDSIPLMPTFETNETSVFDTGLAELKEQTENN from the coding sequence ATGACGAGCTTGCAACAGATTGAAGCCTTGCTGTTCGTCGCAGGCGATGAAGGCATCACAATTGCTGAAATTGTTAATGTGACCGGCTTTGAAAAGCCAGCAGTGACTGGCTTGTTGGAAGAATTAAATGACAAATATGACCAAGATAGTGATAGCGCGTTAACGTTATTGCAGACAGATGACCGTTATCAATTGGTGACAAAAGTTGAATTAGCAGCTGTGTTGCATCACTATTTTACGGCACCACTGACAACGGCGCTTTCTCAGGCATCCTTGGAGGTTTTGGCGATTATCGCCTATAAGCAACCAATTACGCGGATGGAAGTTGATGAAATCCGCGGTGTGCAATCGAATGCCACCATTCAGAAGTTGGTTTTACGTGATTTAGTGCAAGCAAAGGGGCAAGCCGATCAACCAGGGCGGCCTAACTTATATGGCACTTCGGACTATTTTTTAAATTATTTTGGGTTGCGTGAACTCACTGAATTACCAAAACTCGTCGATGCGCAGACGTTGGATGATTTGCGGCAACATCAACAGGATTCAATACCACTTATGCCAACGTTTGAAACAAACGAAACTTCAGTCTTTGATACTGGATTGGCTGAATTAAAGGAACAAACGGAGAATAACTAA
- a CDS encoding L7Ae/L30e/S12e/Gadd45 family ribosomal protein, which produces MQNKQKLLGLLGLARRAGKLVTGEDMVLGAIRGGKASLVIFAADGGASSLKKFTDKTTSYGVPFTTALTRQEIADATGMARTVIAVADRGFAKKMREYLEI; this is translated from the coding sequence ATGCAAAATAAGCAAAAATTATTAGGATTACTTGGGTTAGCCCGTCGCGCTGGTAAGTTAGTTACTGGTGAAGATATGGTGCTTGGTGCAATTCGCGGTGGCAAGGCTAGTTTAGTCATTTTCGCGGCGGATGGTGGTGCAAGTAGCCTTAAGAAATTTACAGATAAAACAACAAGCTATGGCGTGCCTTTTACAACAGCATTGACCCGTCAAGAAATAGCTGACGCAACTGGCATGGCGCGCACAGTAATCGCTGTCGCTGACCGTGGATTTGCAAAAAAAATGCGAGAATACTTAGAAATATAG
- the infB gene encoding translation initiation factor IF-2, translating into MTKRIFELAKEMNVSSKELVEAAKKAGMDVKSHMSTIDDAQESTLRKSGKASATKPAAPKDSKPAAPKNHTNGNKTEKTAPKPAANNQPTNAGDVEETTVRIVRNDKRSDKNRTQNSNSRQNQNNRNGQNTGGNKNWNGKKGKKNNRNNHRRDENRPAPTVRKNQPLPEVLVYSIGMNVQDIAKLIHRDASEIIKKLFMQGVIVNQNQSLDTETIELLALDYGIEAEQKEEVDIADIDRFFEQEVENDENLVPRAPVVTIMGHVDHGKTTLLDYLRNSHITEGEAGGITQHIGAYQTKLQDRLITFLDTPGHAAFTAMRARGADITDITILVVAADDGVMPQTVEAINHAKAAKTPIIVAVNKIDKPGANPENVINQLMQYELIPEDLGGDTIFVNISAKFGQNIDELLEMILLQADVLELQANPDQRAAGSVIEARLDKGKGPIATVLVQQGTMHIGDPIVVGNTYGTVRTMTNDHGRRIKEALPSTPVEITGLKDVPQAGDRFVVFEDEKTARAAGEERAKRALIAGRNRNNITSVNDLFAKMQAKQMKSVPVIIKGDVQGSVEALRGSFEKIEVEGVRVDIIHTAVGAINESDVTLAEASGAIIIGFNVRPTPQARQQADADEVDIRLHSVIYNAIDEIEAAMKGQLEPVFEEKVVGTAEVREIFKVSKIGTIVGGMVMSGKITRNSKVRLIRDSIVIYDGQLGSLRRYKDDVKEVKNGYDFGLTIDNYNDERIGDQIEAYEMVEVPVK; encoded by the coding sequence ATGACGAAGCGAATTTTTGAATTAGCAAAAGAAATGAACGTCTCATCCAAGGAACTAGTCGAAGCTGCCAAGAAAGCTGGCATGGACGTTAAGTCACACATGTCAACCATCGATGATGCACAAGAAAGTACCCTACGTAAGAGTGGTAAGGCATCAGCAACAAAGCCTGCAGCCCCAAAGGACAGCAAGCCTGCAGCCCCAAAGAATCACACTAACGGCAACAAGACTGAAAAGACAGCACCTAAGCCTGCTGCCAATAACCAGCCTACTAATGCTGGGGATGTCGAAGAGACGACGGTACGAATTGTGCGTAATGATAAGCGTAGCGATAAGAACCGGACGCAAAACAGCAATTCACGCCAAAACCAAAACAATCGTAACGGCCAAAATACTGGCGGTAACAAGAACTGGAATGGCAAGAAGGGCAAGAAGAATAATCGTAACAATCACCGTCGCGATGAAAACCGACCAGCCCCAACTGTTCGTAAGAATCAACCATTGCCAGAAGTTTTGGTCTATTCAATCGGGATGAACGTGCAAGATATTGCGAAGTTGATTCACCGTGATGCCAGTGAAATTATCAAGAAGTTGTTCATGCAAGGCGTGATTGTTAACCAAAATCAATCCTTGGATACAGAAACAATTGAATTGTTGGCTTTGGACTATGGTATCGAAGCAGAGCAAAAGGAAGAGGTCGACATCGCCGACATCGACCGGTTCTTTGAACAAGAAGTTGAAAATGACGAAAACCTAGTGCCACGTGCGCCAGTTGTTACAATCATGGGTCACGTTGACCATGGTAAGACGACTTTGTTGGACTACTTGCGTAACTCACATATCACCGAGGGTGAAGCTGGTGGAATTACCCAACATATTGGTGCCTACCAAACTAAGTTGCAAGATCGTTTGATTACTTTCTTGGATACTCCTGGTCACGCGGCCTTTACTGCGATGCGTGCCCGTGGAGCAGATATTACTGACATCACGATTTTGGTTGTCGCTGCCGATGATGGTGTAATGCCACAAACTGTTGAAGCAATCAATCACGCTAAGGCTGCTAAGACACCAATCATTGTTGCTGTGAACAAGATTGATAAGCCTGGTGCCAATCCAGAAAACGTCATCAACCAATTAATGCAATACGAATTGATTCCTGAAGATCTTGGTGGTGACACCATCTTTGTCAATATTTCAGCCAAGTTCGGTCAAAATATCGATGAATTATTGGAAATGATTTTGTTGCAAGCTGATGTCTTGGAATTGCAGGCTAACCCAGATCAACGAGCTGCCGGTTCAGTTATCGAAGCTCGTTTGGACAAGGGTAAGGGGCCAATCGCCACTGTCCTTGTCCAACAAGGTACCATGCATATTGGTGACCCAATCGTTGTCGGAAACACGTACGGAACTGTTCGTACGATGACAAATGATCATGGTCGTCGTATTAAGGAAGCTTTGCCTTCAACCCCAGTTGAAATCACTGGTTTGAAGGATGTGCCACAAGCTGGTGACCGCTTCGTGGTCTTTGAAGATGAAAAGACGGCCCGTGCAGCTGGTGAGGAACGTGCTAAGCGTGCATTGATCGCTGGTCGTAACCGTAATAACATTACATCAGTCAACGATTTGTTTGCCAAGATGCAAGCCAAGCAAATGAAGTCAGTTCCCGTAATTATCAAGGGTGACGTACAAGGTTCAGTTGAAGCATTGCGCGGTTCATTTGAGAAGATTGAAGTCGAAGGCGTACGTGTTGATATCATCCACACGGCCGTTGGTGCCATTAACGAATCTGACGTGACGTTGGCTGAAGCCTCTGGTGCAATCATCATTGGGTTCAATGTTCGTCCTACGCCACAAGCTCGTCAACAAGCCGATGCTGATGAAGTTGATATTCGTTTGCATTCTGTTATCTATAACGCAATCGATGAAATTGAAGCTGCGATGAAGGGTCAATTGGAGCCAGTCTTTGAAGAAAAGGTTGTGGGAACTGCTGAAGTTCGTGAAATCTTTAAGGTCTCAAAGATTGGTACCATCGTCGGAGGTATGGTTATGTCAGGTAAGATTACACGTAACTCAAAGGTACGTTTGATCCGTGACAGTATCGTGATCTATGATGGCCAACTGGGTTCATTGCGTCGTTACAAAGATGACGTTAAGGAAGTCAAGAATGGTTATGACTTTGGTTTGACGATTGATAACTATAACGATGAGCGTATCGGTGATCAAATCGAAGCTTATGAGATGGTTGAAGTACCTGTTAAGTAA
- a CDS encoding segregation and condensation protein A, with protein sequence MSDVINYHLKDFDGPLDLLLHLIKVNEMDIFDIPIVEITAQYLDFLHEAESRNLDIAGEFLVMAATLMAIKSTYLLPRPEVTMDDDLAQVIEDADLDPRQMLMTQLLEYQRYQQAAADLREREDARLLQFGRAPMLAPATIEVVPLPAGLQLDDLQKAFSHMLTKRIKKTVRTRTMQGESWSVGERMTAIMAKIPLTTPILFEDIFDDSTDRELLVTTFLALLELVRHQQVAIKQTIEFGAIAITRGPVPFNEIEKEIKDDELATD encoded by the coding sequence ATGAGTGATGTGATTAACTACCATTTAAAAGATTTTGATGGACCCCTAGATTTGCTATTGCATCTAATTAAGGTCAACGAAATGGATATTTTTGATATTCCGATTGTTGAAATTACGGCCCAATATCTTGATTTTTTGCATGAAGCTGAATCACGGAACTTGGATATTGCAGGTGAATTTTTGGTTATGGCGGCAACATTGATGGCGATCAAGTCGACTTATCTTTTGCCACGGCCGGAAGTCACGATGGACGATGATCTTGCCCAGGTGATTGAAGATGCTGACCTCGATCCACGACAAATGTTGATGACCCAGCTCTTGGAATATCAACGTTATCAGCAAGCCGCGGCGGATTTGCGTGAGCGTGAAGATGCCCGTTTGTTACAATTTGGCCGCGCACCGATGCTGGCACCCGCTACGATCGAGGTAGTCCCCTTACCGGCGGGCTTACAACTGGATGATTTACAAAAGGCATTCAGTCACATGCTGACCAAGCGTATCAAAAAAACGGTACGGACGCGGACCATGCAGGGTGAATCTTGGTCAGTTGGCGAACGAATGACGGCCATTATGGCTAAAATACCGCTGACCACCCCCATCTTATTTGAAGATATTTTTGATGACAGTACAGATCGCGAGTTGCTAGTCACGACTTTTTTGGCATTACTCGAGTTAGTCCGGCATCAACAAGTGGCCATCAAGCAAACGATTGAATTTGGTGCGATTGCCATTACCCGTGGTCCGGTACCATTCAATGAGATAGAGAAGGAAATAAAAGATGACGAGCTTGCAACAGATTGA
- the rbfA gene encoding 30S ribosome-binding factor RbfA — MAQQNFRVGRLEQEIQREVNDLLLKRVRDPRIEGVTVTGVEVTGDLQQATIYYSLLSELASVNQKAADGLESSKGLIRKELGARLTIYKTPELFFKKDESVQYGNKIDELIRQMNKNDQD, encoded by the coding sequence ATGGCTCAACAAAATTTCCGTGTTGGTCGTTTGGAACAAGAAATTCAACGCGAAGTGAACGACCTGCTTTTGAAGCGGGTGCGTGATCCTCGGATTGAAGGTGTGACCGTCACTGGTGTAGAAGTCACTGGTGATTTGCAACAAGCCACCATCTATTATTCACTTTTGTCTGAATTAGCGTCAGTCAATCAAAAGGCGGCCGATGGTTTAGAATCATCAAAGGGTCTCATTCGTAAGGAATTGGGCGCGCGTCTGACCATTTATAAGACACCAGAATTATTCTTTAAGAAGGATGAATCTGTGCAATATGGTAATAAGATTGATGAATTGATTCGTCAAATGAATAAAAACGATCAAGATTAA